A genomic stretch from Vibrio cortegadensis includes:
- a CDS encoding OmpA family protein, which yields MEKLFGSSKRPSDSGEHWMSVSDLMAGLMMVFLFISVALMRDAMVERDKIKEVAETYQQTQEAIYVALFKEFEVDLEKWGAEIDRDTLSVNFTAPDVLFANGKANLTDKFQIILDDFFPRYLKVLDSYKPIIQEIKIEGHTSSKWNHDSTDYEAYFNNMRLSQSRTRAVLGYVMMLPNVVEQHYSWVKGNVAAVGYSSSKLELKDNGLEDENRSRRVSFRVITNAEEQIRKILGAS from the coding sequence ATGGAAAAGCTATTTGGTTCTTCAAAACGCCCTAGTGATAGCGGTGAACATTGGATGTCAGTGTCAGATTTGATGGCTGGCTTAATGATGGTATTTCTGTTTATTTCCGTAGCGCTCATGCGAGACGCAATGGTTGAAAGAGACAAGATTAAAGAAGTCGCAGAGACCTATCAGCAAACTCAAGAAGCTATTTATGTAGCATTATTTAAAGAGTTTGAAGTGGATTTAGAAAAGTGGGGTGCCGAAATTGATCGCGATACTCTAAGTGTCAATTTTACTGCTCCAGATGTGTTGTTCGCAAATGGAAAGGCGAACTTAACCGATAAATTTCAGATTATTTTAGACGATTTTTTCCCTCGATATTTGAAAGTGTTAGACAGCTACAAACCTATTATTCAAGAAATTAAGATTGAAGGACATACGTCGAGTAAATGGAATCATGACTCAACGGACTATGAGGCATATTTTAACAATATGCGTTTGTCACAATCTAGAACTCGGGCGGTATTGGGCTATGTGATGATGCTACCTAATGTCGTGGAACAGCATTATAGCTGGGTGAAGGGTAATGTCGCGGCGGTTGGCTACTCATCGTCGAAATTGGAACTTAAAGATAACGGCCTTGAAGATGAAAATAGGTCTCGACGAGTATCATTTCGCGTTATAACGAATGCAGAAGAACAGATCCGTAAAATTCTGGGTGCGTCATGA
- a CDS encoding recombinase family protein codes for MQKIIIVLNTNTNRKSIKKNIRFEHELVDEIEGVKPKNVSFSSWVKQACRERVANETIDGDVCAQLENDARLDVRTRASNNSKSIDRMSSFELIKLWDEKGLFHQQIAEKLNELGRESPNSKTWTRALVRLILHDC; via the coding sequence ATGCAAAAAATCATCATTGTTTTGAATACAAACACCAATAGAAAGTCGATCAAGAAAAACATCCGGTTTGAACACGAACTTGTAGATGAGATAGAAGGGGTAAAGCCAAAAAATGTCAGTTTTTCAAGTTGGGTGAAACAAGCATGTCGCGAGAGAGTAGCTAATGAGACTATCGATGGTGATGTGTGCGCACAGCTTGAAAACGATGCGCGGCTAGATGTGCGCACACGAGCGAGTAATAATTCAAAATCCATTGATAGGATGAGTTCGTTTGAACTGATTAAACTCTGGGATGAGAAGGGCTTATTCCATCAACAAATTGCTGAAAAGTTGAATGAACTTGGGCGAGAGAGCCCAAATAGTAAAACATGGACTAGGGCGCTAGTGAGGCTGATACTTCATGATTGTTAA
- a CDS encoding site-specific integrase: protein MGVLNVRNGKLVLQFRYKGQRCREHTQLVNNAVNTKRLENLLKRIEAEIVLDSFDYKKYFPQSKAAKRFEEIKHREGSAKAYFDAPDSPRFEEFAQTWLAEMKVEWSKGHYEDVEGVLNKYLLPTFGNKKISAINKGQILQFRSILAKVPGRKGSFLSPSRINHIMTPLRVLLNEAADRYDFTSPWKNIKALKVGRTEVDPFSVAEVNHFLSEVPDNFRSYYITRFFTGLRTGEIDGLMWDDVDLTNKTITVRQSLVRGELSGLKTEGSYRVINLTDSVVEALKIHKKTAYLKDKYVFTNAKRKPLNYAVVSRTVWYPTLKKAKLRSRNPYQTRHTFATLLLASGESPEWIANQMGHTTTTMLFRVYSRYVPNLTRQDGSAFAAFLNNGGQL, encoded by the coding sequence ATGGGTGTACTCAATGTGCGAAATGGGAAATTAGTTTTGCAATTCAGATATAAAGGTCAGCGTTGTCGTGAACATACTCAATTGGTTAATAATGCGGTAAATACTAAGCGTTTAGAAAACTTACTTAAGCGCATTGAGGCAGAAATTGTACTTGATTCGTTCGACTATAAAAAATACTTCCCACAAAGTAAGGCCGCGAAACGATTTGAAGAGATAAAGCATCGTGAGGGTAGTGCTAAAGCTTACTTCGATGCCCCTGATTCTCCAAGGTTTGAAGAATTTGCTCAAACTTGGTTAGCTGAAATGAAAGTGGAATGGAGTAAAGGGCATTATGAAGATGTAGAAGGTGTTCTGAATAAGTATTTGCTCCCTACATTCGGGAATAAGAAGATCAGCGCCATCAATAAGGGGCAGATACTGCAATTTCGTTCCATCCTCGCCAAAGTACCGGGACGAAAAGGTAGCTTTCTTAGCCCATCACGCATTAATCACATCATGACACCCCTAAGGGTATTGCTTAATGAAGCCGCCGATCGGTATGACTTTACCTCACCGTGGAAGAATATCAAAGCCTTAAAAGTAGGGCGTACAGAAGTGGACCCATTTTCGGTTGCGGAAGTGAATCATTTCTTGAGCGAAGTCCCTGATAATTTTCGCAGCTATTACATTACCCGATTTTTTACAGGTCTTCGTACAGGTGAAATTGATGGGTTGATGTGGGATGACGTTGATTTGACCAACAAAACCATCACTGTTCGTCAAAGCTTAGTTAGGGGGGAATTGTCGGGATTAAAAACGGAGGGCTCATACCGAGTGATCAACCTGACTGATAGTGTGGTTGAGGCTTTAAAGATACACAAAAAAACGGCTTATTTAAAAGACAAATATGTGTTTACCAATGCGAAACGTAAACCATTGAATTATGCCGTCGTTTCACGGACCGTTTGGTATCCGACGCTTAAGAAAGCTAAATTGAGAAGCCGAAACCCATATCAAACACGGCATACGTTCGCCACACTCTTGCTGGCCTCTGGAGAATCACCAGAATGGATTGCGAATCAAATGGGGCATACGACAACTACCATGCTGTTTCGAGTGTACTCCCGTTATGTTCCGAACCTGACAAGGCAAGATGGAAGTGCATTTGCCGCATTTTTGAATAATGGAGGACAGTTATGA
- a CDS encoding helix-turn-helix domain-containing protein has product MTFYNHFLPTAEHFKQEKNMLKCHLSKIMGEKRLKIADVARDTGVNRGTITRLYNETATRVELDVIDSLCEYLNIEVGELLERQKIETD; this is encoded by the coding sequence ATGACCTTTTACAACCATTTTTTACCTACAGCAGAACATTTTAAGCAGGAGAAGAACATGTTGAAGTGCCACCTTTCTAAAATAATGGGAGAAAAGCGGCTTAAAATTGCGGATGTTGCTAGGGATACTGGTGTGAATAGAGGGACAATTACACGCTTATATAATGAAACTGCAACACGTGTAGAACTTGATGTAATAGATAGTCTTTGTGAGTACTTGAATATAGAAGTTGGAGAGTTACTGGAAAGGCAAAAAATTGAAACAGATTAG
- a CDS encoding transporter substrate-binding domain-containing diguanylate cyclase, which translates to MNNTTCRFIFWAISGIFFSFSSAIYAHDPSQSDLPPLTVSNSKAWKPFSYLDSNGDPKGILIDFWKAYSNKTGRRVEFVLTDWSRSIELVKNGEVDIHGGLAWSEPRDKFLDYGDEFLTVNSQIFLKQSLLKQGVDAFLENGGGRGVGVVRDGFYGYYVSQQFPQLKLVEFDTNRDLMYAAFDEEVDAFITDLQVASFYTHTASMPSKYAPVMHIHSVQLRPAVAEGNLELLESINNSYGLLGIETKEQILNHWMHIETVYPPYLFPGIAVFIIVMSSVYIVQLRKTVRARTAELESANENLLRMTYTDSLTGISNRRYFMQQLEQIDNTGQSAVVMVFDIDNFKVINDSYGHMCGDEVIKEVARRSGSGLPEGTLFARIGGEEFALYLRGIACSDAEIVADALCHNVFHMPIEVENENLNISISVGCAFYSCAPKVINIDAADKLMYQAKQEGKNRYVLEIRNQRNSYYFV; encoded by the coding sequence ATGAATAACACGACATGCCGATTCATCTTTTGGGCTATTTCAGGCATATTCTTTTCGTTTTCATCCGCAATCTATGCGCATGATCCTTCACAATCGGATTTACCTCCCCTTACTGTCAGTAACTCTAAAGCTTGGAAACCATTTTCATATTTAGACTCTAACGGAGACCCAAAAGGTATTCTTATTGATTTTTGGAAAGCCTATTCAAATAAAACAGGACGTCGAGTAGAGTTCGTTTTGACTGATTGGAGTCGATCTATCGAGCTGGTCAAAAATGGAGAGGTGGATATTCATGGCGGCCTTGCTTGGTCTGAACCAAGAGACAAATTCCTTGATTATGGCGATGAGTTTTTAACGGTTAACAGTCAAATCTTTCTTAAGCAAAGCTTATTGAAGCAAGGCGTTGATGCTTTTCTTGAAAACGGAGGCGGTAGAGGTGTCGGCGTTGTACGGGATGGCTTTTATGGCTATTACGTATCCCAACAATTTCCACAACTTAAATTAGTCGAATTTGATACAAACAGAGATTTGATGTACGCAGCTTTTGACGAAGAGGTCGATGCATTTATCACTGATCTTCAGGTGGCAAGTTTCTACACACATACCGCCAGCATGCCTTCAAAATATGCACCCGTGATGCACATACACTCAGTTCAACTTCGTCCTGCGGTTGCCGAAGGGAATCTTGAATTACTCGAATCGATAAACAACTCATATGGCTTATTAGGCATTGAAACAAAAGAGCAAATATTAAATCATTGGATGCATATAGAAACCGTTTATCCTCCTTATCTTTTTCCAGGTATTGCGGTGTTTATCATCGTGATGTCGAGTGTTTATATTGTTCAACTTCGAAAAACAGTTAGGGCTAGGACAGCCGAATTGGAATCCGCGAATGAGAACTTGTTAAGGATGACATATACAGATTCACTAACAGGAATCAGTAACCGCAGATATTTTATGCAACAGTTAGAGCAAATCGATAATACGGGTCAAAGTGCTGTGGTGATGGTTTTCGATATTGATAACTTTAAAGTGATTAATGATTCTTATGGCCATATGTGCGGTGATGAGGTGATAAAAGAAGTTGCAAGACGGAGCGGTAGCGGATTACCTGAAGGTACGTTATTTGCGAGAATCGGAGGAGAGGAGTTTGCCTTATACCTGAGGGGGATTGCGTGCAGTGACGCTGAAATAGTCGCTGACGCTTTGTGTCACAACGTTTTTCATATGCCGATCGAGGTTGAGAATGAAAACCTCAACATTAGTATCAGCGTTGGTTGTGCTTTCTATTCTTGTGCGCCGAAGGTAATTAATATCGATGCTGCTGATAAGTTGATGTATCAAGCGAAGCAAGAAGGGAAGAATCGCTACGTTCTAGAAATACGTAATCAAAGAAATAGTTACTATTTTGTCTAA
- a CDS encoding threonine/serine exporter family protein, with the protein MPSQYRINKIVEIGDTLHRSGCASYKVEKYTQHYAKKHGVDVMIQATPTTINYQFPDDNNAVVLKRLKPASINLSLLANTIIRINTPSNEPLPEPTGYPKWIIALANMGIPPAYLLLIGSTMEAVAFSIVLGFLVWLCQQICHSRRAIAAEFIAALVTGIFVAFLASTGLPIPIWALCIASVVLFVPGLSIANALECLAFNDLVSGTSLLGQCALSLIKLFVGIVMGLNIGEAIWGQAVSISYTNAVPTWLHVLGLPIISICIGIIFNARTKDIVLGLPVAVLGMWGPFYLGFDSGWIVGTWVTTVLITLYGTWIAKKMDLTGSIYIVQGIIILVPGSRVLVSASQSVFEQSILPIPSIGLSALFMFSAIVAGQITAYSIYSPKIER; encoded by the coding sequence ATGCCCTCCCAATATCGAATCAATAAAATCGTGGAGATTGGCGACACACTTCACCGCAGTGGTTGTGCCTCTTATAAGGTAGAAAAATACACTCAGCATTATGCGAAAAAACATGGTGTTGATGTAATGATACAGGCGACACCTACAACGATTAATTACCAGTTTCCAGATGACAATAATGCCGTGGTTCTCAAACGACTAAAGCCTGCATCTATCAATTTGAGTTTGTTAGCAAATACGATCATTCGGATCAATACACCAAGTAACGAGCCGCTTCCTGAACCCACAGGCTATCCTAAATGGATTATTGCACTTGCTAACATGGGGATCCCCCCTGCTTATTTACTTCTAATAGGTAGCACGATGGAAGCCGTAGCTTTTTCTATCGTACTGGGCTTCTTAGTATGGCTTTGCCAGCAAATATGCCACTCCAGAAGAGCTATTGCAGCTGAGTTTATTGCCGCGCTAGTGACGGGGATTTTTGTCGCCTTTTTGGCAAGTACAGGCTTACCCATTCCCATTTGGGCTTTATGTATTGCATCTGTTGTACTGTTTGTTCCCGGTCTTTCAATCGCCAATGCTTTAGAGTGTTTAGCTTTTAATGATTTAGTATCTGGCACCAGCTTGCTCGGACAGTGCGCGCTTTCCTTGATTAAATTGTTTGTTGGTATCGTCATGGGGCTAAACATTGGTGAAGCAATATGGGGACAAGCCGTATCAATCTCTTATACCAATGCGGTTCCAACTTGGTTGCACGTCTTAGGATTGCCGATTATTTCGATATGTATTGGCATTATTTTTAATGCGAGAACCAAAGATATTGTTCTTGGACTCCCAGTGGCCGTGCTAGGAATGTGGGGGCCATTCTATTTAGGGTTTGATAGCGGTTGGATTGTCGGAACTTGGGTTACAACAGTATTGATCACCCTATATGGCACTTGGATTGCTAAAAAAATGGACCTCACAGGTTCTATTTATATCGTTCAAGGCATTATTATACTTGTCCCTGGTAGCCGAGTTTTGGTGAGCGCAAGTCAATCTGTATTTGAGCAGTCTATCCTGCCAATTCCAAGTATCGGACTCTCTGCACTGTTTATGTTCTCTGCCATTGTTGCCGGACAAATCACAGCTTACTCTATATATTCACCAAAAATAGAACGGTAG
- a CDS encoding alternative ribosome-rescue factor A, whose translation MKKKKRAELYNRQQAVIDPSNLEVEHQRGVVKDNALKAIVTSKLFTVRVVKAKKGKGSFVRKAKHSGKEPYSKVA comes from the coding sequence TTGAAAAAGAAAAAAAGAGCGGAATTATATAACAGGCAGCAAGCGGTGATAGACCCTTCAAATCTTGAGGTTGAACATCAGCGAGGTGTTGTGAAAGACAATGCATTAAAAGCAATCGTAACGAGTAAATTGTTTACTGTAAGAGTTGTGAAAGCCAAAAAAGGGAAAGGCAGTTTTGTCAGGAAGGCTAAACATAGTGGCAAAGAGCCCTATTCAAAAGTAGCGTAA
- a CDS encoding cold-shock protein: MSNTVTGTVKWFNETKGFGFIQQENGPDVFAHFSAITGDGFKTLIEGQKVEFTVSQGQKGPQADSIKVL, from the coding sequence ATGTCTAACACAGTTACTGGTACAGTAAAATGGTTCAACGAAACTAAAGGCTTCGGCTTCATTCAACAAGAAAACGGCCCAGACGTTTTCGCTCACTTCTCTGCAATCACTGGCGACGGTTTCAAAACGCTAATCGAAGGTCAGAAAGTTGAGTTCACTGTATCTCAAGGTCAAAAAGGCCCTCAAGCTGACAGCATTAAAGTACTTTAA
- a CDS encoding YaeQ family protein — MALKPTIYKFRVSLTDMNRDYYDSLNMTIAQHPSENDERMMARVLAFCLNASPDLQFTKGLSSVEEPDLWEKTLDGQTAVWIDVGEPDPERIKKSTRQAKAVKIYSFNTKSNVWWEQNKGKISQYDANVTRFDNAGIVDMAKMIERTLDISVMLSGNSAFINSDKGAAEVTWEDLQDNE, encoded by the coding sequence ATGGCGCTAAAACCGACGATTTACAAATTCCGCGTATCACTCACCGATATGAACCGTGACTACTACGACTCGCTCAACATGACCATAGCTCAGCATCCATCTGAAAATGATGAGCGAATGATGGCACGAGTTCTTGCGTTTTGCCTCAATGCATCTCCTGATCTACAGTTTACTAAAGGATTATCAAGCGTTGAGGAGCCTGATTTATGGGAGAAAACACTCGACGGCCAAACCGCCGTATGGATTGACGTAGGCGAACCCGATCCTGAACGCATCAAGAAATCAACTCGCCAAGCCAAAGCAGTAAAAATATATAGCTTTAATACAAAATCTAATGTTTGGTGGGAACAGAACAAAGGCAAGATTTCACAATATGATGCTAATGTTACTCGTTTTGACAATGCTGGTATCGTTGATATGGCAAAAATGATTGAACGCACATTAGACATTTCCGTCATGCTTTCTGGAAATTCAGCATTTATTAACAGTGATAAAGGCGCGGCCGAAGTAACATGGGAAGATCTTCAAGATAATGAGTAG
- a CDS encoding zinc-dependent metalloprotease, which produces MFKKLAIASMVSIALYGCGAEERSYEAVPRAQEQITTQSLDTEALWLYMPSTGATPRYATSQRGFFQGTPKLVKLRFDKTNGIIAEEVDRDTIREGVDSRYTNVINQAPVLKIPGTFEQYRCAENNFDECTNKEELNEDADTDWKKASHFTPDYANIKSLAVDVVDAAYTSTDVEETADPQLTHWEYDPETGVINVEVERTFTASADDIYEFGNQLENLSFKTRFFYSLVKLDTLSSKDYKTVQYPGRDSLRYGFFNDEKVERSATGENNLQGQKFRLLNRFNPNKEIEYYLSDSYFENGSEMFRQTTIETIHEINTVLKDTGVPTIKIVNENEPAGIHTGDLRYNVFNLITDPVDSGLLGYGPSATNPLTGEIVHAHVNQYAGVIRASSRRMWNQLTMHYNRGEIDRPDAFIPVPPATDAPVDASSTISTGFAGIEDSLVAKQTTALTTALPIAVESEPKFSNGRTQWLTPNQQPAASFSKNIAKHQFNLEKMAEQNMYSEEFMWVSTKSKGLIKGIDYLEGGYFDNSDLEPSDADYANKVNTKLKKWSQLSSDQQEIVTNQISKHMYKSTLVHELGHNLGLRHNFMGSVDKENFYQEDEVAAFGYDKVPAHSSVMDYGASIFDELPTYGKYDIAALRFGYGRELAYSTKEQVTDPDTGAVSEVRVTKYGSLDAIDTELEKDEHAYLLGSVHQFKENLTTADANAVMKTFDFCTDENVRSTTTCNRFDEGSNILEQTEFRIQKYWDSYDLVNKRDGREQFYEYEIQRYAYSRWYEFNQIRSVVDELGDIDYQLSKLSGSEDSYGKSVANYYTDNCTRSYIRRNLPEGAKMVCDTFDASLLAADFLVKVMSTPDKVCEINVSTNSGVISRFVPLSDLWSSYGPSIPDKTTLPESCFDEDLVNIMKSSRDNIDVLSETRDGRPYANMRANNPYNNSSTAVDQFGIWADKLVAAQMLVKRSDYSRARDKSNIALLDVSSIQSGTQGTPQKIKTYLGYLGYGMDSFPDPIFVNKDGERATTVTPYRPDIKRAVDVAPYLYNLKSFFQLSDNTVTPLFSALLNNFVAFGDAEEYGLADSSQDLLDDISLTDPGSSVDSVGSVEFSLKTRNYVVTRRNGLAKNMAEKALLINGKQDDLIKLDDTNYSTKRNLKANGVRTLNDFTLVMLRDPAAVQLLKDASYFESLFRASGFPVRVPAKFTEDKDNKCFTVTETPTRCNSKDNLHAAWKSLQANEDDDAYLPALLDWATQYTTIVENEIQRAPETSELYDIDPETIWLWQSRDYIQYRYALEQLPVL; this is translated from the coding sequence ATGTTTAAGAAACTGGCCATCGCATCTATGGTGAGCATCGCTCTCTATGGTTGTGGCGCAGAAGAGCGTAGCTATGAAGCAGTGCCTCGCGCTCAAGAGCAAATCACAACACAATCACTCGATACTGAAGCCCTTTGGCTCTACATGCCTTCTACTGGCGCGACTCCGCGTTATGCGACCAGCCAAAGAGGATTTTTCCAAGGTACTCCTAAGCTTGTTAAACTTCGTTTTGACAAAACCAACGGTATCATTGCCGAAGAGGTTGATCGCGATACCATTCGCGAAGGTGTGGACTCTCGCTACACGAACGTTATCAACCAAGCACCTGTACTAAAAATTCCAGGTACATTTGAACAATATCGTTGTGCTGAAAATAATTTCGATGAGTGTACTAACAAAGAAGAGCTGAACGAAGATGCCGACACTGATTGGAAAAAGGCGTCTCACTTCACACCTGATTACGCCAATATCAAATCTCTCGCGGTAGACGTTGTGGATGCGGCGTACACCTCAACAGATGTCGAAGAGACTGCCGATCCACAGCTTACTCATTGGGAGTATGATCCTGAAACGGGCGTAATCAATGTTGAAGTTGAACGGACTTTCACTGCAAGTGCTGATGACATCTACGAATTTGGTAACCAGCTAGAAAACCTTTCATTCAAAACTCGCTTTTTCTATTCCCTTGTGAAGCTAGATACTCTTTCAAGTAAAGACTACAAAACCGTTCAATACCCTGGACGTGATTCACTACGCTATGGCTTTTTTAATGACGAAAAAGTTGAACGTTCAGCAACAGGTGAAAACAATTTACAAGGTCAAAAATTCCGCCTGTTAAACCGTTTTAACCCAAATAAGGAGATTGAGTACTATCTAAGTGATAGCTACTTTGAAAACGGCAGCGAAATGTTCCGTCAAACGACCATTGAAACGATCCATGAAATCAATACAGTACTTAAAGACACCGGCGTTCCAACAATTAAAATCGTGAACGAAAACGAACCCGCGGGTATCCATACAGGTGATCTTCGTTACAATGTTTTCAACCTGATTACAGACCCTGTTGATAGCGGCTTATTAGGTTATGGACCTTCTGCGACTAACCCATTAACCGGTGAAATTGTCCATGCTCATGTCAATCAGTATGCAGGCGTGATCCGTGCATCTTCTCGTAGAATGTGGAATCAGTTAACCATGCACTACAACCGTGGTGAAATTGACCGACCTGATGCTTTCATTCCAGTTCCACCTGCAACTGATGCTCCTGTCGACGCAAGTTCAACCATCAGCACTGGCTTTGCTGGTATTGAAGATAGCTTAGTCGCAAAACAAACGACGGCCCTAACGACTGCACTTCCTATTGCAGTAGAGAGCGAACCGAAATTTTCCAATGGCCGCACACAATGGCTAACACCCAACCAGCAGCCAGCGGCGAGTTTTAGCAAAAACATTGCAAAACATCAGTTTAATTTAGAAAAAATGGCTGAACAAAACATGTACTCAGAAGAGTTCATGTGGGTTAGTACTAAGTCTAAAGGCTTAATTAAAGGCATCGACTACCTTGAAGGCGGCTATTTCGATAACTCAGATTTAGAGCCTAGTGATGCTGATTATGCCAATAAAGTTAATACTAAACTGAAGAAGTGGAGCCAACTCTCTTCTGATCAACAAGAAATTGTGACAAATCAAATTTCAAAACACATGTACAAATCAACCCTTGTACATGAACTTGGTCATAACTTAGGTCTACGCCACAACTTCATGGGTTCAGTGGATAAAGAGAACTTCTATCAAGAGGATGAAGTGGCGGCCTTTGGTTATGACAAAGTTCCAGCACACAGCTCAGTGATGGATTATGGTGCATCCATTTTTGATGAACTCCCAACCTACGGAAAATACGATATTGCCGCTCTTAGGTTCGGCTATGGGCGTGAGCTCGCTTATTCAACCAAAGAGCAAGTCACCGATCCGGATACTGGTGCGGTCTCTGAGGTAAGAGTGACTAAATATGGCAGCCTAGATGCCATTGATACCGAGTTAGAAAAAGATGAGCATGCCTATCTGCTTGGTTCTGTTCACCAGTTTAAAGAGAACTTAACCACGGCAGACGCCAATGCCGTAATGAAAACATTTGATTTCTGTACTGATGAAAACGTGAGAAGCACAACCACTTGTAACCGCTTCGATGAAGGTTCAAACATTCTTGAGCAAACAGAATTCCGCATTCAGAAATACTGGGACAGCTATGATCTCGTCAACAAACGTGATGGTCGAGAGCAGTTTTATGAATACGAAATCCAACGCTACGCTTATTCTCGATGGTATGAGTTCAACCAAATCCGTTCTGTTGTAGATGAATTAGGTGATATCGATTACCAACTGTCGAAACTCAGCGGCTCAGAAGACAGTTATGGTAAGAGCGTTGCTAACTACTATACCGACAACTGTACTCGCAGCTACATTCGCCGAAACCTTCCGGAAGGTGCGAAAATGGTTTGTGACACATTTGATGCGTCACTGCTAGCAGCAGACTTTTTAGTTAAAGTAATGAGCACACCAGATAAAGTCTGTGAAATCAATGTATCAACGAACTCAGGTGTTATTAGCCGCTTCGTACCACTATCCGATTTATGGAGCTCTTATGGCCCAAGTATTCCGGATAAAACGACGTTACCTGAATCATGCTTCGATGAAGATCTCGTCAATATCATGAAATCTAGCCGCGATAATATAGATGTCTTATCTGAGACTCGAGATGGTCGCCCATACGCGAACATGCGAGCAAATAACCCATACAACAACTCTTCAACTGCTGTTGATCAGTTCGGTATTTGGGCAGACAAACTCGTCGCAGCACAGATGCTTGTTAAACGTAGTGATTATAGTCGTGCTCGTGATAAGTCGAATATCGCTCTACTCGATGTTTCAAGCATCCAAAGTGGCACTCAAGGCACACCACAAAAAATCAAAACATACTTAGGTTACTTAGGCTACGGTATGGATTCTTTCCCAGATCCAATCTTCGTGAACAAAGATGGTGAAAGAGCAACAACGGTAACGCCTTACCGACCTGACATTAAACGAGCTGTCGATGTAGCTCCGTATTTATACAATTTGAAATCGTTCTTCCAGCTTTCAGATAATACGGTTACTCCTCTATTCTCGGCACTCTTAAACAACTTCGTCGCATTTGGAGATGCAGAAGAGTACGGTCTAGCGGATAGTTCACAAGATCTTCTTGATGATATTTCCCTAACGGATCCAGGCTCTTCTGTTGATAGCGTCGGCAGTGTTGAGTTCAGCCTAAAAACTCGAAACTATGTCGTGACACGTCGTAACGGTTTAGCTAAGAACATGGCTGAAAAGGCCCTTCTAATTAATGGCAAACAGGATGATTTAATTAAACTTGATGACACTAATTACTCAACGAAAAGGAACCTTAAAGCCAATGGTGTGAGAACGCTTAACGATTTCACACTCGTTATGCTAAGAGATCCAGCGGCAGTGCAACTATTGAAAGATGCCTCTTACTTTGAATCTTTATTCAGAGCGTCAGGGTTCCCTGTTCGAGTTCCGGCGAAGTTCACGGAAGATAAAGATAATAAGTGTTTTACCGTGACAGAGACACCAACACGCTGTAACAGTAAAGACAACCTTCATGCCGCATGGAAATCTCTCCAAGCTAATGAAGATGATGACGCGTATTTACCAGCGCTGCTCGACTGGGCAACCCAATACACGACCATTGTTGAAAATGAAATACAGAGAGCACCAGAAACCTCAGAACTTTACGATATTGACCCTGAGACAATCTGGTTATGGCAATCAAGAGATTACATTCAGTACCGTTACGCACTAGAACAACTGCCTGTTCTATAA